From the Carya illinoinensis cultivar Pawnee chromosome 4, C.illinoinensisPawnee_v1, whole genome shotgun sequence genome, one window contains:
- the LOC122308304 gene encoding aldehyde dehydrogenase family 2 member C4-like isoform X2, which produces MGSHSDDSSAASFVKNPTIKFTKLFINGEFVDSVSGKTFETIDPRTGEVIARIAEGDKEDIDLAVKAARQAFDHGPWPRLSGSERGRIMMKFADLLAEHAEELAALDTIDAGKLFSVGKAVDVPHAVNSLRYYAGAADKVHGKVLKMSRELHGYTLLEPIGVVGHIIPWNFPTTLLFLKISPALAAGCTMVVKPAEQTPLSALYYAHLAKLAGIPDGVLNFVTGFGPTAGAAVSSHMDIDAVSFTGSPEVGRKVMQAAAESNLKVVSLELGGKSPLIIFDDADLDMAAELAILGILFNKGEVCVASSRVYVQEGIYDELVKKLVEKAKAWVVGDPFDPKVQQGPQEEMLIVKDEIFGPVMALAKFKTIEEAIKKANSTRYGLAAGIVTKDLSVANTVSRSVRAGTVWINCYFAFDTDCPFGGYKMSGFGKDYGLEALHKYLHVKSVVTPLYNTPWL; this is translated from the exons atggGAAGTCACTCCGATGATAGCTCGGCTGCCTCTTTCGTGAAGAACCCGACGATTAAGTTCACCAAGCTGTTCATCAATGGAGAATTCGTTGATTCCGTTTCAG GAAAAACGTTCGAAACGATAGATCCAAGAACGGGAGAGGTAATAGCAAGGATTGCAGAAGGTGACAAAGAAGACATCGATTTGGCAGTCAAGGCGGCTCGACAGGCTTTCGACCATGGTCCATGGCCTCGCTTGTCAGGCTCT GAGAGAGGAAGGATAATGATGAAATTCGCGGACTTGCTTGCAGAACATGCAGAAGAATTAGCTGCCTTGGATACAATTGACGCTGGGAAGTTGTTTAGTGTTGGCAAGGCCGTGGACGTCCCACATGCAGTAAACAGCCTCCGTTATTATGCTGGTGCAGCTGATAAAGTTCATGGAAAAGTACTGAAGATGTCGCGTGAACTTCATGGATACACCTTGCTTGAACCTATTGGTGTCGTGGGGCACATTATTCCCTGGAATTTCCCCACCACATTGTTGTTCTTGAAGATTAGCCCCGCTTTAGCTGCCGGGTGCACAATGGTCGTCAAGCCTGCCGAACAAACTCCTCTGTCGGCTCTATATTATGCTCATCTTGCTAAGCTG GCCGGAATCCCCGATGGAGTACTCAATTTTGTAACTGGATTTGGACCAACGGCTGGGGCTGCCGTGAGCTCTCACATGGACATCGACGCG GTTAGTTTCACTGGTTCGCCAGAAGTAGGTCGCAAAGTAATGCAAGCCGCAGCAGAAAGTAATTTAAAAGTGGTTTCACTTGAATTAGGAGGCAAGTCACCCCTTATAATTTTTGATGATGCCGATTTAGATATGGCTGCTGAGCTTGCTATCTTGGGTATTTTATTTAACAAG GGAGAAGTGTGTGTGGCAAGTTCTCGTGTTTATGTTCAAGAAGGGATATATGACGAGCTTGTGAAGAAATTAGTGGAAAAGGCAAAAGCTTGGGTGGTTGGGGATCCTTTCGATCCTAAAGTTCAGCAAGGACCTCAG GAAGAAATGCTTATAGTGAAGGATGAAATATTTGGACCAGTCATGGCTCTTGCAAAGTTCAA AACAATCGAGGAGGCCATTAAGAAGGCCAACAGCACTAGATATGGCCTAGCAGCTGGGATCGTGACCAAGGACTTGAGTGTGGCTAACACCGTCTCGAGATCAGTACGTGCAGGCACCGTTTGGATCAATTGCTATTTTGCTTTCGACACTGACTGCCCTTTTGGAGGGTATAAGATGAGTGGTTTTGGAAAAGATTATGGATTGGAAGCCCTTCACAAGTATCTCCATGTGAAGTCCGTTGTCACTCCCCTTTATAATACTCCCTGGCTTTGa
- the LOC122308304 gene encoding aldehyde dehydrogenase family 2 member C4-like isoform X1, which yields MGSHSDDSSAASFVKNPTIKFTKLFINGEFVDSVSGKTFETIDPRTGEVIARIAEGDKEDIDLAVKAARQAFDHGPWPRLSGSERGRIMMKFADLLAEHAEELAALDTIDAGKLFSVGKAVDVPHAVNSLRYYAGAADKVHGKVLKMSRELHGYTLLEPIGVVGHIIPWNFPTTLLFLKISPALAAGCTMVVKPAEQTPLSALYYAHLAKLAGIPDGVLNFVTGFGPTAGAAVSSHMDIDAVSFTGSPEVGRKVMQAAAESNLKVVSLELGGKSPLIIFDDADLDMAAELAILGILFNKGEVCVASSRVYVQEGIYDELVKKLVEKAKAWVVGDPFDPKVQQGPQVDRTQFERILSYIEHGKREGATLLTGGKPMAQKGYYIEPTIFADVNEEMLIVKDEIFGPVMALAKFKTIEEAIKKANSTRYGLAAGIVTKDLSVANTVSRSVRAGTVWINCYFAFDTDCPFGGYKMSGFGKDYGLEALHKYLHVKSVVTPLYNTPWL from the exons atggGAAGTCACTCCGATGATAGCTCGGCTGCCTCTTTCGTGAAGAACCCGACGATTAAGTTCACCAAGCTGTTCATCAATGGAGAATTCGTTGATTCCGTTTCAG GAAAAACGTTCGAAACGATAGATCCAAGAACGGGAGAGGTAATAGCAAGGATTGCAGAAGGTGACAAAGAAGACATCGATTTGGCAGTCAAGGCGGCTCGACAGGCTTTCGACCATGGTCCATGGCCTCGCTTGTCAGGCTCT GAGAGAGGAAGGATAATGATGAAATTCGCGGACTTGCTTGCAGAACATGCAGAAGAATTAGCTGCCTTGGATACAATTGACGCTGGGAAGTTGTTTAGTGTTGGCAAGGCCGTGGACGTCCCACATGCAGTAAACAGCCTCCGTTATTATGCTGGTGCAGCTGATAAAGTTCATGGAAAAGTACTGAAGATGTCGCGTGAACTTCATGGATACACCTTGCTTGAACCTATTGGTGTCGTGGGGCACATTATTCCCTGGAATTTCCCCACCACATTGTTGTTCTTGAAGATTAGCCCCGCTTTAGCTGCCGGGTGCACAATGGTCGTCAAGCCTGCCGAACAAACTCCTCTGTCGGCTCTATATTATGCTCATCTTGCTAAGCTG GCCGGAATCCCCGATGGAGTACTCAATTTTGTAACTGGATTTGGACCAACGGCTGGGGCTGCCGTGAGCTCTCACATGGACATCGACGCG GTTAGTTTCACTGGTTCGCCAGAAGTAGGTCGCAAAGTAATGCAAGCCGCAGCAGAAAGTAATTTAAAAGTGGTTTCACTTGAATTAGGAGGCAAGTCACCCCTTATAATTTTTGATGATGCCGATTTAGATATGGCTGCTGAGCTTGCTATCTTGGGTATTTTATTTAACAAG GGAGAAGTGTGTGTGGCAAGTTCTCGTGTTTATGTTCAAGAAGGGATATATGACGAGCTTGTGAAGAAATTAGTGGAAAAGGCAAAAGCTTGGGTGGTTGGGGATCCTTTCGATCCTAAAGTTCAGCAAGGACCTCAG GTCGATAGGACGCAGTTTGAAAGAATTCTTTCATACATTGAACATGGCAAGAGAGAAGGAGCCACCCTGCTAACAGGGGGCAAGCCCATGGCTCAGAAGGGATATTACATTGAGCCTACAATTTTTGCTGACGTTAAT GAAGAAATGCTTATAGTGAAGGATGAAATATTTGGACCAGTCATGGCTCTTGCAAAGTTCAA AACAATCGAGGAGGCCATTAAGAAGGCCAACAGCACTAGATATGGCCTAGCAGCTGGGATCGTGACCAAGGACTTGAGTGTGGCTAACACCGTCTCGAGATCAGTACGTGCAGGCACCGTTTGGATCAATTGCTATTTTGCTTTCGACACTGACTGCCCTTTTGGAGGGTATAAGATGAGTGGTTTTGGAAAAGATTATGGATTGGAAGCCCTTCACAAGTATCTCCATGTGAAGTCCGTTGTCACTCCCCTTTATAATACTCCCTGGCTTTGa
- the LOC122308304 gene encoding aldehyde dehydrogenase family 2 member C4-like isoform X3 has product MENSLIPFQERGRIMMKFADLLAEHAEELAALDTIDAGKLFSVGKAVDVPHAVNSLRYYAGAADKVHGKVLKMSRELHGYTLLEPIGVVGHIIPWNFPTTLLFLKISPALAAGCTMVVKPAEQTPLSALYYAHLAKLAGIPDGVLNFVTGFGPTAGAAVSSHMDIDAVSFTGSPEVGRKVMQAAAESNLKVVSLELGGKSPLIIFDDADLDMAAELAILGILFNKGEVCVASSRVYVQEGIYDELVKKLVEKAKAWVVGDPFDPKVQQGPQVDRTQFERILSYIEHGKREGATLLTGGKPMAQKGYYIEPTIFADVNEEMLIVKDEIFGPVMALAKFKTIEEAIKKANSTRYGLAAGIVTKDLSVANTVSRSVRAGTVWINCYFAFDTDCPFGGYKMSGFGKDYGLEALHKYLHVKSVVTPLYNTPWL; this is encoded by the exons ATGGAGAATTCGTTGATTCCGTTTCAG GAGAGAGGAAGGATAATGATGAAATTCGCGGACTTGCTTGCAGAACATGCAGAAGAATTAGCTGCCTTGGATACAATTGACGCTGGGAAGTTGTTTAGTGTTGGCAAGGCCGTGGACGTCCCACATGCAGTAAACAGCCTCCGTTATTATGCTGGTGCAGCTGATAAAGTTCATGGAAAAGTACTGAAGATGTCGCGTGAACTTCATGGATACACCTTGCTTGAACCTATTGGTGTCGTGGGGCACATTATTCCCTGGAATTTCCCCACCACATTGTTGTTCTTGAAGATTAGCCCCGCTTTAGCTGCCGGGTGCACAATGGTCGTCAAGCCTGCCGAACAAACTCCTCTGTCGGCTCTATATTATGCTCATCTTGCTAAGCTG GCCGGAATCCCCGATGGAGTACTCAATTTTGTAACTGGATTTGGACCAACGGCTGGGGCTGCCGTGAGCTCTCACATGGACATCGACGCG GTTAGTTTCACTGGTTCGCCAGAAGTAGGTCGCAAAGTAATGCAAGCCGCAGCAGAAAGTAATTTAAAAGTGGTTTCACTTGAATTAGGAGGCAAGTCACCCCTTATAATTTTTGATGATGCCGATTTAGATATGGCTGCTGAGCTTGCTATCTTGGGTATTTTATTTAACAAG GGAGAAGTGTGTGTGGCAAGTTCTCGTGTTTATGTTCAAGAAGGGATATATGACGAGCTTGTGAAGAAATTAGTGGAAAAGGCAAAAGCTTGGGTGGTTGGGGATCCTTTCGATCCTAAAGTTCAGCAAGGACCTCAG GTCGATAGGACGCAGTTTGAAAGAATTCTTTCATACATTGAACATGGCAAGAGAGAAGGAGCCACCCTGCTAACAGGGGGCAAGCCCATGGCTCAGAAGGGATATTACATTGAGCCTACAATTTTTGCTGACGTTAAT GAAGAAATGCTTATAGTGAAGGATGAAATATTTGGACCAGTCATGGCTCTTGCAAAGTTCAA AACAATCGAGGAGGCCATTAAGAAGGCCAACAGCACTAGATATGGCCTAGCAGCTGGGATCGTGACCAAGGACTTGAGTGTGGCTAACACCGTCTCGAGATCAGTACGTGCAGGCACCGTTTGGATCAATTGCTATTTTGCTTTCGACACTGACTGCCCTTTTGGAGGGTATAAGATGAGTGGTTTTGGAAAAGATTATGGATTGGAAGCCCTTCACAAGTATCTCCATGTGAAGTCCGTTGTCACTCCCCTTTATAATACTCCCTGGCTTTGa